A region of the Apium graveolens cultivar Ventura chromosome 6, ASM990537v1, whole genome shotgun sequence genome:
TAATATGGTAGTCCAAGATCGAACTAGCATCTGTGAATTCCTGGGGATGATAGAGGAAGATAAGAACGACAAGTATTTGGGGCTGCCAAGTATTTTGGGTAGGACGAAGTCAGCGTTGCTAGGTTATTTGAAAGAAAAAGTAATGACAAAAGTCCAAAGATGGGATGGGCGATGGATATCAAAAGGTGGTAAAGAGGTTCTGATCAAACAGGTTGCTCAAACAATCCCTAGTTTTGCTATGAATGTTTTTCTGTTGCCACTGGAAATCACGAAGGAGATAGAGAGGGTGTTGTCGAAGTATTGGTGGAATCAGGGCTCTACGCAAAAGTCTGGTATTCACCGGATGAGCTGGGAGAGGTTGAGTCAAAGCAAAGCTTAATGAGGGATGGGGTTTCGCAATTTCAGAGACTTTAATCTCGCCATGCTAGCCAAACAGGGA
Encoded here:
- the LOC141664822 gene encoding uncharacterized protein LOC141664822, which translates into the protein MVVQDRTSICEFLGMIEEDKNDKYLGLPSILGRTKSALLGYLKEKVMTKVQRWDGRWISKGGKEVLIKQVAQTIPSFAMNVFLLPLEITKEIERVLSKYWWNQGSTQKSGIHRMSWERLSQSKA